The Candidatus Rokuibacteriota bacterium genome segment GTAGTAGCTGATCATGGTCCCCATGTCTACTTCCATCACCACAAGGCGGAAGGGGATCTCGATGCCGGCCGCGTGGTCGTTCTCGACGATCACCTTCCCGTACCTGGGGTGGAAGAACTCGATCCCCAGC includes the following:
- a CDS encoding DUF302 domain-containing protein; the protein is LGIEFFHPRYGKVIVENDHAAGIEIPFRLVVMEVDMGTMISYYKPSHILAKYPKLKALGQELDGVVKKIEKAVTE